From a region of the Argiope bruennichi chromosome 8, qqArgBrue1.1, whole genome shotgun sequence genome:
- the LOC129981394 gene encoding uncharacterized protein LOC129981394, whose product MVYGSARSSVLRRLDPVHHSALRICSGAFRTSPVESLYVICHQLPLCLRRQKLSAQFYFRTKSVSKHPLSNMALPVGLRRLYNARPSHILPFYDRVKLLLHDSDLKDVHIKAVDSFCFPPWDIPRFSFLNPFTGFDKSLTAHVVFQQLFLYHRHQYSSFVPIFTDGSKTDGHVGCGIVFPSETLSHRLHNCCSVYTAELMAIFCALQKISAATQHNIIIYSDSMSALKALSNYHNRMNPIAIRILFMLRVLEQAGLSILFCWVPSLVGILGNEKADSAAKSASTFMIKGLPFCDVKLSLNCSILSTWQKSWDLQIHNKLHFI is encoded by the coding sequence ATGGTATATGGTTCCGCCCGTTCATCTGTTCTGAGGCGTCTAGATCCAGTCCACCATTCAGCTTTGCGTATCTGTTCTGGTGCATTTCGTACCTCTCCGGTTGAAAGCCTCTATGTCATATGTCATCAGCTACCCCTTTGCTTAAGGAGGCAGAAATTATCTGCTCAGTTTTATTTCAGAACTAAATCTGTTTCAAAACACCCCTTAAGCAATATGGCACTACCAGTAGGTCTGCGTCGATTGTATAATGCCCGTCCTTCGCACATACTTCCCTTTTATGATAGAGTCAAATTGCTGCTGCATGACTCGGATCTCAAAGACGTTCATATTAAAGCAGTTGATTCCTTTTGCTTCCCTCCCTGGGATATCCCGCGTTTTTCCTTTTTGAACCCCTTTACAGGATTCGATAAATCCTTAACTGCACATGTTGTTTTTCAGCAGCTGTTTTTATATCACCGCCATCAGTATTCATCTTTTGTACCTATTTTCACGGACGGCTCGAAAACAGATGGACATGTTGGATGTGGCATTGTGTTTCCATCTGAGACATTGAGTcaccgtcttcataattgttgTTCCGTTTATACTGCTGAGTTaatggcaattttctgtgctcttcagaaaatttcgGCTGCTACTCAgcataatatcattatttattctgatagcatgagtgctctGAAAGCACTTTCTAATTATCACAACAGAATGAATCCAATTGCTATTCGAATTTTGTTTATGTTGCGTGTATTAGAACAAGCTGGTCTAAGCATCTTATTTTGTTGGGTTCCTAGTCTCGTGGGCATTTTAGGGAATGAGAAAGCAGATTCAGCTGCAAAATCTGCTTCGACATTTATGATCAAAGGACTTCCGTTTTGCGACGTTAAACTGTCTCTTAACTGCAGCATTTTATCTACCTGGCAAaagtcatgggatctgcagatccataataaattacatttcatctaA